The following nucleotide sequence is from Mangifera indica cultivar Alphonso chromosome 1, CATAS_Mindica_2.1, whole genome shotgun sequence.
CCAATAGAAAAATGTCAAACACTTTTTCCTGCAAAAAGCTTATCTTTTTTCTCTGGTTGGGGGTGGGGGAGAAGACTCCCAAAGaacaaatttatacaaaatgaataattaaaaatgctTCACCCAAAAGGATAGTGGAAGGCAAATGCTTGACAATGTGGAGCAGacaacaaactaaaattaaagtCAGTCATTCTAAAGCATACTGACCGTTCAAAAAGTCTCTCAATAGTTTGAAATTGCTTCTCTGATGAAAGAAGTGTTTCCCTCACACTGATAAGAGCACTAACAAAAGATTTCAGAGACTCAAATTCCCGTTTCACACGACAAAGCTCTTGTCCGTTTTCTGCAGCCTGTTGCCTCTGTCTAGTTGTCTCTTCAACCAGATCCTCAACTCTCTGACGCATTTCATTTAGAACACCATTTGTACCTAAAGCAAAGCAGTCCATCTCCTGCAACTTTAAAGACATGTTCTTGATTTGGATAGCCTTCTTCCTAATTTCTTCCTGACCTAAAGTTACCTTCTCTTTTTCAATGGCAGTTTCAGATTCTGCCATTATAACCCTCTTAACAAGAGTTTCCATAACAACTGTGACCATCTGAACAGACTTGAGTAATTCAACAGTATAGGCTCCATCCTGTTCATCAATAGAACCTTGCTGCTTACTAATTCCAATCCATGTCTCTTCATCAGGACCATCAAATGACGATAGATCAACATTCCTGGACCAACCAGATAAAGGTGTACCATTTTTGTCAACAAGACCAACCCCTTCTAATTGTTTGATGCCGCATGATGTCTGGGCTAAATCAGGGATAGCCATGATTCTTGCTTTTGATTTCAAGAAAGTCAACACCTTTGCAGTAGTTTTTAGCCGTCGCCAAAGAACTTCTAATTCCTTCTCTGTGTCTCCATCAGAACCCTTGATACCTTCCTTTAACTTGATAAGGTTCCTCTCAAAAATCTCTTCTGTTGATGGCCTTTGTTCTGGCCTGGTAAGCAGAGACCTCAGATTTGAGAAGTCCAAATTTTCCTCTGATGCCATTCACTTTCCTATATTCCACAAAATTAGTATCACTAATCAAATTCTAATTAACACAAAATTCTTAGCAATCAAGATTCAAGCATAAAAAAAGATACAACTAGAACAAATGATCTttgcaaaagaaaaacaaattaatagaGATAGTAGTTATCATGTTGCACTCCTTACATTACCGTAAACCACGAAGAAAGCTTTAGGCACAAGATGTTAGCAACCCTAATGATGCAAATTGAGAAAACCAAAATATGGGAATCGGCctaaatatgactttttaagaAGAAAGAACTCCCATATTTTAGTCTAAATGCTTTGCAATGTACATCAAAATCCCTCAGCATAAGAAAATATGGAAGAACTTGAATGAACTTGCATTTTCTAGACTTTGAAGACTGTGTTATCTAGTCCTGCTGTCACTGTCGACGATATGGTAGGTTAAAGACTCAGATTAGCCTATATTATTAGCAAATCTTCAACAAAACTATGTTCCAAGTACACAGATTTCTCTAACTTCAAACCAATATGCTAATATAAAACGAATGTTTCAGCAACTAAAGACCCAAAAAACTTCTTATCAGTCACTGTGATTCTCCTAAGGGGCAATGAAACGCAAAATCCCGCCACAATATAAAATAGCCAACTTGCAAGTACAGCACCAGGAAGATCAATCAGAAAGCAGAGacaaattaaaacttttcatcttaaaaacaaagaaagaaagaaaaagaacaaaagatTGTTGATTTAGAAAGATAAAATACCTCTAATAAAGAGTTGAAACTCGAATCAACAATCTGAACCAACAAAGCCCTTATTTTGATAAACCATTTACTGATCAagtaaataaaaacattataacCTTCAAATAAACCCTACGATTTACTGGAAAGGGCAAATGAAGGCTGACAAATTCgcaacaaataaagaaaacagtaGATGTAAAGGCTTGCAATGAGAATAAAATTAGAGACAATTAGAAAAGAATAATACAGGAAGAATGATGATCGTTAGAAGGCACCTTGTGATTTGAGGAAAGCAGAAGAATCGGATGGGCTTGACTGCAGCAGAAAATATATGCGCCTctggaaaatgaaaatgttaaGAACTATGGAAGACGGCAGctgatgttttctttttctgccGTAAAATTACTCTAAGTTCAgcattttatagtattttactaatataaaaAGGGTTTTTATTCTAAGGTAAAAAGATTATTACTCTCCCAAACTTTGACAAGCGACGTTATCCGTCCGTatagtgtttgaattttaacaaaaaatagttttatgaGAATTTCGAAAATTACCATTTTAGTATAATGATATATACacgatatataaataatataagtccGTATATTactaattacaataaaaataaaaacgaaTCCAAACACATTTTGACTCACATTCATATCAAATTCTTAGAAAGTTGAGGGATGTGAGAGTGAGCCTAATGAAGCTAAAACCAAGGAAAGTTAGCGAAATTTTGTTCAGGGAAGTTCTTGCCTCGCGAAGACATGCACTAGTCCATGGAATAGAGATAAGTTAGGTGACTTCCCTctggatattttattttagttatgtGATTAATGGTGTGAGTTGTTTGTTGATGAAATCCTAGTTTAATGATGTGTTAATTGATGAACAAATGCATGATTATTGGAATTTGGTTATAATGGGGGAAACCGATCATGTAGTTATGTTTTCGCTATGGCTTAAGAATGTTGTAAATTATTGTATTGTTTGTTACTGATGCGTTTGGTGCATGAAAATTTGATATGTTCCATTTGATAGTAAGAatatatgatgatgatgttaCTGCTAATTACCTAAGAGAATGGAGACATGAGAATTGATGAATTGCTAGGGTTTTCGTGGCACAAGTGAATGATGGTTGATTTTGTGATGCACTGGATGGTTGGGTATTTTGTAAGGTAACTAATAATTGGGATTATATTGCTggaaaatttagtttaatggCTGGAATAAGTTGCTGCTAACAGAGACGAAAGTCTAGAAAACGCGGGCACACCTCTGTGTGTCATGTGACAAACGGTCATGTGGAATTGGAAAAATTTCTCTCTGTATGTGATATGTGCATAGACGTGTGTCAAGAGAGAAAACACTTCTGTATGTAAATGATATATCCCTAAATACTTTTGAGAAAAATCGACTTtagagatttaaaaaatgagaattttacttctaattattaaaatgattgttttatctATAGAAGAAGataattatgaagaaaaatagGGAAAAAGGTCCAAATGAAGGCTATTAATAATGAAAGATATTATAGGGGTGTTCAACCATATAGATGACGACATGAACCCCGATCAGAGcgatttcaaattgaaaataccaacgatgtaatattatattcttACCATCAAACTATGTGTGGAGTATATTCCACTAGGCTTAGTGTGGACTGGTCACCAAACTAAGTGCATGTGACTTGTTATCAAAATATGTATAGTATGACATATCACCTAATTGAATACAACATGATATAGCTACCGAGCTGAGTGCGGTGTGACAACGAAAACAGTAGGGTTAGTTTGTGTGACTCTAATCCTAAGCTCGGTCAACACGTGTACAAAGTACATTATATAGTTGACATTAAAGATGTTTCATACTTTTACTAAACATTAAAATGTTAGTTTACATTATTGGACATGAGTAATTGGGAATAACATTAATACTGAGAATACACATAGGGTGCCAAATAAACCGGATGGATATCTAAGATGCTAGAGAAACACCTGAAATAAACATTGATCAGAATCCGCATATCAACCACCAAGTGTACTATATAGGCCAAATTTGGCAACATAATGAATCTAACGGTAAACATTGACCAATACTTTGTATTAAAATCTGAAAGCGCGTGGACTGACATGCGAGTGGAAtatattaatgaaatagttaGAGTCTTACCTGTCTAAGTAAGAATGTTACTATGTATAGCTTCTAGTGTCAAATGAAGACTAAACTACCAGTTTAGAAGAATCATCATTTACCTACCATTTAAAGCCCAATCTTCTTCGGcataatgacaaaattttcataatgtttttcatttttcactttatttttattgaattttcttttcccccTTAGGTTGtgtcttaaaacattttaacacccattgaatatataaatcatactttttaactcaaaacctaaatttgttaataaaaagcTAACTATAGAAGGACATAAGAGTGATTCAgctttccaaaattttgataaacCATTACAATGACCATTTTGTCCTTTCTCAAATTATACCTTAactcatattattttcaaaattgattttttttttttgttggtgttCAACCAAAACACGTAAcatttattgttgttgaagattacaaggaaacataaaatgaagaTAGTTGTTGTTATGACGATGGAGAAGAGGAAGACAAAAAGGGTTTGAGAAGAGTGTCGAAAGGGGtgaagagataaaataacaaaacatgaCGAGGTTGAGAGAGAGTGGTATATTGAGTCACAAGTAGAATTCGTTAGTGATTGAGTTGACTCGTTAGTTAGTAGATGACAATAAAGGCCTTGCAACAATTGAGAAAGGCATCAAGTCTCACGGTAGTTGAGAAAAAGTGATTCATCGCTTGTAATCAACAACTGTAATCTTATCTTTAGCCATGACAGTCttgttttttattgataatcagAATCTCATCAACAAAATGCAATCTTGATATATAAATTTGCAACTGCAATTATCTTCGTCAACAAATATAGGCGCaatctaatttctttttcaatttcttcatgccctattatcaaattatttaaaatttcacacaAATTATTCAAGGTATGTAATTCTCATTAACCACGTCtccaaataattaacaaaaaaggtCAAACAATAAGGGTAATATGGTAATTATAGTCTTTGCATATATTTGTCAAACCTAATTTCAATTAATGCAGTTAcgttttgggtggaaaatgtgatttatacGTTCAGTGGGTGGAAATGGTTTCAAGGCCAAACTAAGGGGGGGAAAGAAAAATCAGTTTTGTTTGATTCTCTGCCTGCCTGCCCACCGGTTACCATTTTGCTTTAAAagcttgtttcttcttcttcattcctACTCTCAGTTTCTCTTTTTCATTCGTGTTTTTTTTTCATCCTCACTTCTCTTCTTTCCCGTTTCAACAAAGTTTAACACAATGGTGGGAATTACACTTGAACAACAGCTCAGAAACCTCCTTCGCTCCTTGCATGACCAGGTGATCATCATTTCACAACTTCACCCTTCATGCTTATTTACCTCCTGTTCTTTATATATCACCACTCTAcgtttatctttttcttttaaggtttttattgttttgctcttttattattattattatttttttggatcTTCATTTACAGTTTTTGGTATGTGATGTTGGAAGGTtgtattgttgttattatttttgtgtGAGATAGACATATTTATCAAAAGTTGTACAGTGGCCTATATCAAACAGTTGTATTGTTGCtctttgatgaattttgttgCTGAAGAAATGGTTTTTGCATAAATTCATGTTCATTTTATGAGAGAATAACGTTTGTAATTCAACTTTTGCCGTTTACTATGATACTAGTTTCATGGTCTGATTTCTCTGGCTTCTGCTATGTTTggttatatttgtttattgtgTCAATGAAGTCACCATAAATCAACTCAGTTAAATCCTTTTCAAAAGTAGTTTAtcttatacacacacacacacacgacACATTGAGGATAAATTTAAAAGCAATCGTTCCATAtaatgttaatgaaattttattatgacTTAGTTATTGTTACTTGCAGGGTATTCTggatttaaattttgagaatgtTAGGAGAGCACGGGCTCGATGGGATTCTCAGTGTCTTATCGAAGCGGTCACTGCGTTGATCGATGATTTGGATGTTTCCATGGCAGAAACAGCGGGGCTCATGAACTTGTAAAATTGTGCATCTTTTTTGGTGCCTTAATtcattttaagtaaatatatctACTGATTTTATCATGATGATTGTTCTATTTCATCTATCTTCAGGGATGAACCCGAATTGGACTATGAAACTTTAGATTGCTACATTCATCAGCTGCAAGAAAGGAGCGCaaggtaatatttttaaatgacagTCTGAACAATGGAACTTTGATGGGTATCTCATTGGTTACTTCATCCTTTTGCATGTAATTAATTGAGAAATTTCTGTTTTAACCATGTGCATGGGATTTTATGCATAACCGAAATAATCGGAAGTATTCAATGATAAATTATAGGCTGTGTGTTTGCACAACATATGCTAAAGGTTTCTAAACATGTACAAACACCTACTAATTAACTGAGCGAAAATATCTTATTTCTATACATATGCATGAATGAGTTACTACTAATTACATGTGACATTTTTGTATGTTACGACAAAATCAAGATTTTGTcaagatatataatattaatatttatatccaCATGATAGATGTAGCGTGTGGTTTACAATCACAATATTTGAAGCACGTAGTAATAGTAGCGCGTGGGTACATTcacaaaaatattgaaagtaGTCATTTATAACTAGTACTCTTTGAATACAAAGTCCAAATCTTTTcggttttaattgatttgagatCAAAACTACTTGAAATCGACTCCTTAAAAACTTGGTTGTTTGGCTTTATCATACAATATTCAATGAATTAAGTTAATAAAGACATAATCACCTCATAGCAAGTCAACATTTGATGCTTTTTTGGGTGTATATTGTTCTTATGATGgtttcaattatatgatattttcacTCCTAACAATGTTTCCgaagtgatatatatatactttgttCTTAGTACTAGCTGGTTGCTAATACTTGATGTCAACTCTTTCTTGTGACATAAGTTGGTTGAAATTCCATGTTGACCCAATGTGGATGTCACAAAATAATTTGTCCTAAGGCACCAAAGCTAGTAAAAGACATTccctatatataaaataatctttaaaaaaatttgacacatatatgtatgtatgtatgtatatagaGCAAGTTTGGGTCCTCTGTCAATTTACTTGACTAGTGAATTCTTCATTGTTTAATTCCATTATACTAGCAGTGGCACATTGATACATAATTTCTGCCTTTGAAACTACAGCATTGGTGGTTGTCGGATGGTTGTGGCTTGTCGTAACTCTCAGCAAGCTATTGATGCCAAGGACAAGGCAAGGTAAGAAATGTCGAGCTATCATAAGCAAGCTTCTTCACATTAGAGTAACATGTCTTTGGCTCTCTCTTTTTGTATATACATTAGTGTGTGTTTGTATCGTTGAGCTTGTTCATGCGTGTTTGCTAGTAAACGTCAATCatcaaaactataataataCTTATTTAAGAATTGATTTTGTTATCATGATAATTTTCATGGGTTCTCATATTGAAGTGTTTGGTCAatgacataaaataataaagtgagCATCCTTAAATGAATTCTCACCCTCATTTAAGCTTATAATATGTAACCCttgtatttattattctttATCTTGTTAAACTTGATCGTTGTATGTTAAGATAATTTGAGTATTTTTTATCTCGTCGTTTTTCTTGATAAATGTTGTGTGTATGTTATTAGGTGCGTAGAAACTTTTGAGCAAGTTAAACAAGAATATCAAACTCTCCGCGATgcccttaataattttttgcagGTAATTAAGTAATTTGCTTCTCAACGTAAGAATAATCATGTGTTAAGCCAAATGAATTGATCCTAGCACTATAATTCATCTtacagtttctttttcttttttcttttttatttttcaatgtttGGGCAATTAATACAGCTGGAGAGATATATCATGGCATATGAGAATCGAAGAAATGGCGCACAGGGATCCGCTTGAAATGGAACTAAGGACATGGTCAAATGATATGAATAAATGGACTTAAGGACATGGAATTTGtttaaggatatttttgttttatatttgcGTCTGAACATCAATAGTGCTTTTGTTGCACAGTGTGTTCGATTTGAACCTAAATAATATGCAGGCCACCTGTAGGACCTAAGTAATAGTTTTTTGTTTGGAAGGCTTAAAAATGTGTGAAGGACTTCTTTAAACAAATTGAAGACAAAAGAGTGATTAATTTGTTATaatctttaacaaaaatatttgaattgtaAATCATAATGATTTTACTGTGAGTTAccatttttttatgattttatatatatatatatatatatatatatatatacaataaaactatgtgtacttaacttgggtacacaaatgtatacacatttatatgtgtcatcatgtgattggatgatttcgaattaaaaataaaacaataaccaattatatgatgacacatatgagtgtgtatatatttttgtacctaaagtgggtacacatagtattggtcatatatatattgtatggtaaaaaattttgagatgcCATATTTGGATTTCATACATTATTTTCTTGGTCATGAGGTAAAACAAATTGAAGATAAACTTTTTATCTCACgaataaaatatgtaataaatcttttgaaaatatttaatatgggGAATTACAAAGTGATAGACACATCTATgaatatgaatgaaaaattgaatcttgATAATTGTATTGAAATGGTTAATATAAGTTACTTTAGAGGTCCTCTTAATagcttaaattatttttgtcatatagggccaaaaattaaattttctattggGGTTGTGTCCAAATTTATGcacaactcaatcaaattgtattgaataattattaaataacgtcattttatcaatgtgtcataaatttaaatcatgaatttgaatcacATACCTGAATTatagatttaaactataaatttgggTCAAACTCGTAatgaattattttcatttttaatattgattaaactaacttgaactaaactcgaatcaagctattttttatttgaactgaaCTTAAGTCAAAGAGTATTTAACTTTGACTTGATTCGTATTCATCTCTACTAAtagaaatagttatttataattACCAAAAACACCTCATATATAAGTAAACATCCAAATATTAGgaagtgtaaaaaaaaaattgtctacaATAGTACTCATAAAtaggtgtgtgtgtgtgtgtcaaCATAAGTATCATAAAACATAACATAACAACATCTTGATCAAATGTAACATGATATATCAGACAACCCAAGAACATCCTTAGTTAACTCGCCACTTTGCATCCGTCATAATCACATggtttttacaaaaatatttaaaaaaataaataagtgataaccatttaataaataagaaacgTTATATCTTGCgcttcatttttaaatatttaaaaataaataaataagtacgAGCACTTATTAATTCTCTTCTTGTCAAATTGTTTCCAAGCCTTGAGAGgccacaaataaaattaagccACTAAGTGGAAAGATgacaatttcaatttgaatttaaatgttTCAATCCTCTTTAATCCTAATAGAAATGAGACTCCCTAATAGAAACAAAGATAAAGatagagacaaaaaaaattcttacaatCAAAGACAGAGTTACATGTGTCTCTTTCCCACCCTGTCCTATCTCAATgcttattctcttttttttatattaatatgtttacttaaaatattaacatgtatttacagttttagattatttatattttttaaatttatttaagttattattgtacatattaaagtaattaatatataatatttatgacatttaaaatagtgaattagtgttaattttactttattttattatttaatatatttatattgtttttataacGTATAATCACGAAATTTGTTCTCGCAtgtatgagaaaaaaatttttcccTATAAAGACGAAGAAAGgatgagaagaaaaattttTTCGTAAAGAGGAGATGAGAAAATTTTGTCATCCATATAATAAAGATAGAGATTGATACCCTCTACAGAGATAGAGACAGAATCAAGGATTGAGATTCTCTCTATCCACTTTCCATTgctattcataattaattttaatataattaattatatcgtTCAATTAATTCTAATATCATTATCCTAATGACATTAATGCCCTCGAACATaataaacaaagtaaaaaatggttaaacagaacaaaaattaatatagaataataaaaaGGGAAATCCCGGGTATACTAACGGTAACAAGAAAATCAGGAAACTAAGAATGACAAGGTGCACAAGGAGGATTTATCTCCTTGAACAAGTCTGACTGAAATCGTATATAAAAGAAGCAGGGAGTGGCTGTAATTGTGAACTATCCTGAATTTCAATTCAAGTGATTTCGAAAAGTCTGAACTTTTCCTCTGGCCATGGAGAATAATCGCAACCCAGTCAGAAGGGACGATCCGTTTCTTTCACAGTATCAGCCATCCGAACTCAGAATTGCGTCTGAATTTCTGGCTGGATGGAAATCTTACCTCTGCAGAGATCTCTGCCACCATTGTAACGAAATCCTCGCCGTTCGTATACGTTCTCTGCACCCAGGTATTTGACTTCCTGTTTGTTTCATGAGGAAATTTAGTTGTTTACTGGACACCAAGTTGCCTTCTTGGCAGCATACTTCTGTTTATTTGGAAATAatgttatagttttttttacTTAGGGTTTTGGAATTTTTGTTacaaattttcttgattttagaTCGCTTAAATTTGGAGGAGAATGAAGCTTGTTCAAGTCTGAATAATATGAACATTGATGATAGTTGCGACACAAATTCTCTTGGAAGTAGGAAAGACGCTGCAGAAATTAGTTCAATGTCTAATAGGAAAGATGGAACCAACGGTTGTTCTGAACATAATCCAGTAGCTCTAACAACTGGTAGATTAACCTCTTATTCACCACGTACACGTATATCTTGGGCTGATATGGCTGAACAAGATGAgcttgatgaagaagaagaacatggATCAGATGAGCTGATGGTTGGTACAAATGTTTCGTCTGGGGAGTTGAGGAGTTCAGTGGATCATGAAAAGCCCCAGTTGTCTTGGGAACAGAGAGAAGACATTCGATTTATGAATGTGAAGAGGCAGAAAAATTTCTGTTGTTTGGAGAAGATTAAAGGAAGAACATATAATGCTTTGGGAGGACTTGAGCTCCATACAGATGTCTTTAGTTCTGCTGAACAGAAGAGGATCGTTGATTATGTCTATGTACTTCAGGAACTGGAGAAAAAGAACGAACTGAAAGGTTagttgtaacaccccaggtccaataacctggcccactgttaagatattgtccactttggacacacagtccatcatgggtttgcttctgggctttgcaacccaaaacgcgtcttaacagttaaggagctcacaggctatttaaccaattcaattctcccaccactaaccaatgtgggatccatagacagagcacacacagacccaacatctctcctgtgctttgtcgatgtgggattcgcctaggggtatcacatacacccccccttacgggactcagcgtcctcgctgaggtttgccccaccatcgttcaagaggacacacggagttgctctgataccatttgtaacaccccaggtccaatagcccggtctactgttaagatattgtccactttggacacacagtccatcatgagttttgcttctgggctttgcaacccaaaacgcgtcttaacagttaaggagctcacagggtatttaaccaattcaattctcccaccactaaccaatgtgggatccatgggatccatagacagacccaacatctctcccgtgttTTGTCGATATGGGATTcacctaagggtatcacatacactcccccttacgggactcagcgtcctcgctgagatttgccccaccatcgttcaagaggataCGCgaagttgctctgataccatttgtaacaccccaggtccaataacccgacccactgttaagatattgtccactttagacacacagtctatcatgggtttgcttctgggctttgcaacccaaaacgcgtcttaacagttaaggagctcacaggctatttaaccaattcaattctcccaccactaaccaatgtgggagccatagacagagcacacacagacccagcatctctctcgtgctttgtcgatgtgggattcgcctaggggtatcacatacacccccccttacgggactcagcgtcctcgctgaggtttgccccaccatcgttc
It contains:
- the LOC123208575 gene encoding histidine-containing phosphotransfer protein 4-like, coding for MVGITLEQQLRNLLRSLHDQGILDLNFENVRRARARWDSQCLIEAVTALIDDLDVSMAETAGLMNLDEPELDYETLDCYIHQLQERSASIGGCRMVVACRNSQQAIDAKDKARCVETFEQVKQEYQTLRDALNNFLQLERYIMAYENRRNGAQGSA
- the LOC123203632 gene encoding uncharacterized protein LOC123203632, with translation MASEENLDFSNLRSLLTRPEQRPSTEEIFERNLIKLKEGIKGSDGDTEKELEVLWRRLKTTAKVLTFLKSKARIMAIPDLAQTSCGIKQLEGVGLVDKNGTPLSGWSRNVDLSSFDGPDEETWIGISKQQGSIDEQDGAYTVELLKSVQMVTVVMETLVKRVIMAESETAIEKEKVTLGQEEIRKKAIQIKNMSLKLQEMDCFALGTNGVLNEMRQRVEDLVEETTRQRQQAAENGQELCRVKREFESLKSFVSALISVRETLLSSEKQFQTIERLFERLVAKTTQLEGEKMQKEAEVQKLMEDNLRLTALLDKKEAQLLALNEQCKVMALSASNI